DNA from Roseimicrobium sp. ORNL1:
GTGGAGGACAGCACCTTCTTTTGTGCCAGAAGTGCAACCGCCTCCTGGTGCGTGGATGCGTCACCCAGCGTGCGCGCCATGCCAAGCAGCAGCGGTCCGACTTTCTCGCCTTCGCAGCGTTCGCCTTTGACCGCATGCTTGAGCCAGTAGTCGGGTGAGGTGATAAGGTCCTTTTTCGCCAGCACCTGCAGGTCCGCTGCAAGCTCGGCTTCGGGCGCTGAGGCTGCGGCGGTATCTGGCGCAGAGGTGGTGGTACGCGCTGGGCGATCGAGGATTTGTTTGTCTGCGAGAAGACGTTCGCGGAGCTTCGCGTAAGGCACCTCCTGAATAGCTGTCTTCTGCTCGATGGCGAGACTCGCTGCCGTGGCGGCTGCTTGTCCCAGCATCATGAACACCGGTTCCATGCGGATGGAACCATAGGCCGCATGGGAAGATGAAAGGCAGCCGGGCACGAGCAGATTGGTGCACTCCTCTGCACGTGGGCGGATGGCGCGATAGCTGATGGGGAAGGATTTCGAGCCGACAAAAAATCCGCGCTCGCGATGCAACACGCCCTTCTCGTCGATATACAGGGTGACGCCGTGGGAATCGAGCGGATAGGAACCGATAGCCACACCGTCCTCCGCCGTCCTGGCACCCTTGGCATCGTGCTCAGTGACCACATAGTCGCTGATCATGCGGCGGGCTTCGCGCACATAAAGCTGGAAGGGAAAGTGGCTGTTGTCAGTGAACTCATCCTTGGGCAGGCCCCAGCACTGCATTTCATCCCGCACTTCCTGAGGCAGGCGTGGGTCGGTGGCCAGGAACCAGAGCAATCCCAGGGTGTAGTTCTTGTGCAGCTCCCAGATTTCCTGGCGCTTTGCGTAATCCGCCTCCGGCCAGTCGTAGCTCGCACCGTACATGTCGCTGCCGAATTCACTGCCGCAGTTCGAGTCCGTCTTGCGATTGGGCACGAGTTCGAAGTTGATGCCGAGGTCGCCACCGTTTCCTCGCAGGCCGATGGCGGCATGCTTGCGTGGGCCGGGGCGCACATTCTTCATGGTCGCGATGTGCCGGGCGAGCAGTTCGTAGTCGAGCGGGTTGTAGCTCGGCGGCTTGGTGAGCGGAACGCGGTTCTCCGGCACGTCGGTGAGGCTGATGCGGAAATTGTAAGCCTGCACGCGGTGGTCACCGGTGCCTTTGGGGCCGGGTGGCTTGGCTTCCACGCGGGGAAGCAATCCACTCTTGGGATCACCGGCGACGACATACGGGCTGACTTTCGGAAAGGGAGCGGGCGTGAAGGGGAAGGCGCCATTGAGCGACTCCTCGTACTGGCTGTTTGGCTCGCGGCCCACGA
Protein-coding regions in this window:
- a CDS encoding FAD-dependent oxidoreductase — its product is MKRLLLLAAFLLLHVFETRADEPTDIIVYGGTSAGVTSAVQAARMGKRVTIVEPGKHLGGMSASGLGMTDNGSTDTIGGLAREFYQRVYLHYTEPTSWKTGTREEFLNWLPKIWGVDGKRMEEIKSQFLFEPSAAEKVFNDMAREAGVQVVFNERLDLKNGVRRDGPRITSIVMESGREFKATMFIDATYEGDLMAKAGVKYIVGREPNSQYEESLNGAFPFTPAPFPKVSPYVVAGDPKSGLLPRVEAKPPGPKGTGDHRVQAYNFRISLTDVPENRVPLTKPPSYNPLDYELLARHIATMKNVRPGPRKHAAIGLRGNGGDLGINFELVPNRKTDSNCGSEFGSDMYGASYDWPEADYAKRQEIWELHKNYTLGLLWFLATDPRLPQEVRDEMQCWGLPKDEFTDNSHFPFQLYVREARRMISDYVVTEHDAKGARTAEDGVAIGSYPLDSHGVTLYIDEKGVLHRERGFFVGSKSFPISYRAIRPRAEECTNLLVPGCLSSSHAAYGSIRMEPVFMMLGQAAATAASLAIEQKTAIQEVPYAKLRERLLADKQILDRPARTTTSAPDTAAASAPEAELAADLQVLAKKDLITSPDYWLKHAVKGERCEGEKVGPLLLGMARTLGDASTHQEAVALLAQKKVLSSTDFWEANAVPGKSVPGSYMRLVLRGFASRVK